One genomic region from Cyanobium usitatum str. Tous encodes:
- a CDS encoding ArsJ-associated glyceraldehyde-3-phosphate dehydrogenase, which yields MKIGINGFGRIGRLVFRALWGRPGIELVHVNDCGGDAQTAAHLLAFDSVHGRWQQAVQGNTRGFFVGSQAVSYTRESKPTAVPWREAGVEMVLECSGKFKTPETLQPYFDQVGLKRVVVACPVKGEIAGAEALNVVFGINHQLYDPRQHRLLTAASCTTNCLAPVVKVIHESFGIKHGSITTLHDVTNTQVVVDGFKSDLRRARSCMQSLIPTTTGSAKAIGMIFPELQGKLNGHAVRVPLLNASLTDAVFELMREVTVEEVNSAFEVAANGALRGILGYETRPLVSVDYVNDDRSAIIDAASTMVVNGTQLKVYAWYDNEWGYSSRMADLVSHVALIDER from the coding sequence ATGAAAATCGGCATCAACGGCTTTGGCCGCATCGGCCGCCTGGTGTTTAGGGCCTTGTGGGGCCGTCCCGGCATTGAGCTTGTTCACGTCAACGACTGCGGCGGTGATGCTCAAACCGCAGCCCACCTACTCGCCTTCGACTCCGTGCATGGTCGCTGGCAACAGGCGGTGCAAGGAAATACGCGGGGCTTCTTCGTGGGTAGCCAGGCGGTGAGCTACACGAGAGAGAGCAAGCCAACCGCCGTGCCCTGGAGGGAAGCCGGCGTGGAGATGGTGCTGGAGTGCAGCGGCAAGTTCAAAACACCGGAAACGCTCCAGCCCTACTTCGACCAGGTGGGCCTCAAACGGGTGGTAGTTGCCTGCCCAGTGAAGGGTGAGATCGCCGGGGCCGAGGCTCTCAACGTTGTCTTCGGTATCAACCACCAGCTCTACGACCCACGCCAGCACCGCCTGCTGACCGCCGCCTCCTGCACAACCAACTGCCTGGCGCCGGTGGTGAAGGTGATTCACGAGAGCTTTGGCATCAAGCACGGCTCGATCACCACCTTGCACGACGTCACCAACACCCAGGTAGTGGTGGATGGTTTCAAAAGCGACCTACGCCGGGCCCGCTCCTGCATGCAAAGCCTGATCCCCACCACCACGGGGTCAGCAAAGGCAATTGGAATGATCTTTCCAGAGCTGCAAGGAAAACTAAACGGCCATGCCGTGCGGGTACCGCTGCTGAATGCCTCCCTAACGGATGCGGTATTTGAACTGATGCGCGAGGTGACAGTGGAGGAGGTAAATAGTGCCTTTGAAGTCGCAGCCAACGGGGCACTGCGTGGCATTCTTGGCTACGAAACCAGGCCACTGGTGTCAGTTGATTATGTAAATGATGATCGCAGCGCCATCATCGATGCCGCCTCGACCATGGTGGTGAATGGCACCCAGCTAAAGGTGTACGCCTGGTATGACAACGAGTGGGGCTACAGCTCTCGCATGGCCGATCTGGTGAGCCATGTGGCCCTGATAGACGAGCGCTGA
- a CDS encoding ArsR/SmtB family transcription factor: MSVLDHPVALEPAKARALLKAMADPLRLQVLEALGSGERCVCELTSELGLAQSKLSFHLKVLREAGLIEARDEGRWVYYSLRIDAIEQLRGWLGELASRCAQPATPCC; this comes from the coding sequence ATGAGTGTTCTAGATCACCCTGTGGCGCTTGAGCCTGCCAAGGCTCGGGCCCTGCTGAAGGCCATGGCCGATCCCCTCAGGCTTCAGGTGCTTGAAGCCTTGGGGAGCGGTGAGCGCTGCGTTTGTGAACTCACCAGTGAGCTGGGCTTGGCCCAATCGAAGCTCTCTTTCCATCTCAAGGTGTTGCGGGAGGCTGGTTTGATTGAGGCACGAGATGAGGGCCGCTGGGTTTACTACAGCCTGCGCATCGATGCGATTGAGCAGTTGCGCGGCTGGCTAGGGGAGTTGGCCAGTCGCTGCGCCCAGCCTGCTACGCCCTGTTGTTGA
- a CDS encoding iron uptake porin — MNLSKKLLLALAGTGMMAPMAASAQELASLNGAAAINDYMQQQDVDRFRAWESKNQVTSVTQFSDVQPTDWAYQALSNLVEKYGCVAGYPNGTYKGGQAMTRYEAAALLNACLDRVTEVTDELQRLMEEFKAELATLRGRVDGLEKKVGKLEAQQFSTTTKLRGEVSMIIGGSPDYDGDGSTKTTFNYDVRLSFDTSFSGKDLLRTRLRSGNFNDDPFGSSGNVFKLDKAEENAVDGGNAVSIDRLFYTFPVGNEVKLTVGALARNTEMLSFMPTAYKSGILDFFNLAGATGTYNKATGAAAGLSWKQKVKKGNPFATFDVNWVSMAGGEGAGYANSEIGAFSSEGAQNILAQLGVKGQNWGAAVAYRYGSENARLRDPNTPSSDFFRTLGEGQDSNSVSLAGFWQPMDAKWLPSISGGFSYTNYTTGDDRPSADIWSWMVGLQWKDVFVKGNSAGFAVGAPLYVTSSSDTSVEQDAGYMYELFYKFRVSDNISVTPAVFWITKNYNDGNAGQGTYGGVIQTTFKF; from the coding sequence ATGAATCTTTCCAAAAAGCTGCTGCTAGCTCTAGCTGGCACCGGCATGATGGCTCCCATGGCCGCTTCGGCTCAAGAGCTGGCTTCGTTGAACGGCGCTGCCGCCATCAACGACTACATGCAACAGCAAGACGTTGACCGCTTCCGTGCTTGGGAATCCAAGAACCAAGTCACCAGCGTCACCCAGTTTTCCGACGTTCAGCCCACCGACTGGGCTTATCAAGCGCTGAGCAACCTGGTTGAGAAGTACGGCTGCGTGGCCGGCTACCCCAACGGCACCTACAAAGGCGGCCAGGCCATGACCCGCTATGAAGCGGCTGCCCTGCTCAACGCCTGTCTCGATCGCGTCACTGAAGTGACCGACGAACTGCAGCGCCTGATGGAAGAGTTCAAGGCTGAGCTGGCCACCCTGCGCGGCCGTGTCGATGGCTTGGAGAAGAAGGTGGGCAAGCTGGAGGCCCAGCAGTTCTCCACCACCACGAAGCTGCGTGGTGAAGTGAGCATGATTATCGGTGGATCTCCTGATTATGACGGTGATGGTTCAACCAAAACCACCTTTAACTACGACGTCCGCTTGAGCTTTGACACCAGCTTCTCTGGTAAGGACTTGCTGCGGACCCGCCTGCGTAGTGGCAACTTTAACGATGATCCTTTCGGCAGCAGCGGTAATGTATTCAAGCTAGATAAGGCTGAGGAAAATGCTGTTGATGGCGGCAACGCTGTTTCCATCGATCGTCTCTTCTACACTTTCCCTGTAGGCAATGAAGTGAAGCTTACGGTCGGCGCACTCGCCCGTAACACCGAGATGCTTTCCTTCATGCCAACGGCCTATAAATCTGGCATTCTCGACTTCTTCAACCTTGCCGGCGCGACGGGCACTTACAACAAAGCCACGGGTGCTGCTGCAGGCTTGTCTTGGAAGCAAAAAGTGAAGAAGGGCAATCCCTTCGCGACCTTCGACGTGAACTGGGTGTCGATGGCTGGAGGAGAGGGCGCTGGCTATGCAAACTCCGAAATTGGTGCCTTTAGCTCAGAAGGTGCCCAGAACATCCTGGCCCAGCTTGGTGTTAAAGGTCAGAACTGGGGTGCTGCAGTCGCCTACCGCTACGGCTCCGAAAATGCACGCCTGAGGGATCCCAACACCCCTTCCAGCGACTTTTTCCGTACTCTTGGCGAAGGTCAGGACAGCAACAGCGTCTCGCTTGCTGGCTTCTGGCAACCAATGGACGCTAAGTGGCTTCCCTCAATTTCTGGTGGCTTTAGCTACACCAACTACACCACCGGAGATGACCGGCCATCTGCAGACATCTGGTCGTGGATGGTTGGCCTTCAATGGAAGGATGTCTTCGTCAAGGGTAATAGCGCTGGCTTCGCAGTCGGCGCACCCCTTTACGTAACTAGCAGTTCTGACACCTCCGTCGAACAAGATGCTGGTTACATGTATGAACTGTTCTACAAATTTAGAGTATCCGACAACATTTCCGTTACTCCGGCCGTGTTCTGGATCACTAAGAACTATAATGACGGTAACGCTGGTCAAGGTACTTATGGTGGCGTAATCCAAACCACCTTCAAGTTCTGA
- the arsJ gene encoding organoarsenical effux MFS transporter ArsJ: protein MSRALSALQQYTIVTANYWAFTLTDGALRMLVVFHFHELGYSTLEIAFLFLFYEFFGIITNLYGGWLGARFGLRLTLWSGTLMQVAALLMLIPVADDWPKWWSVAYVMVAQAISGIAKDLNKMSAKSAIKTVVAETPEDHSKGEGQLFKWVAILTGSKNALKGVGFFLGGVLLTTIGFNAAVAAMAAGLFLAFLMTLVLPADIGRMKQKPSFTALFSKSSGINVLSLARFFLFGARDVWFVVALPVFLQSALGWRFWEVGGFMGLWVIGYGIVQGSAPALRRAWGQSAPPGIAAVQFWSSVLTAIPALIAVALWREVGQPGVAVVVGLAVFGVVFAMNSSIHSYMILAYTEAEDVSLNVGFYYMANAAGRLLGTVLSGALFLVGGLQACLWSSAVLVALAAMVSTRLPTPPRQLHPKFDLES from the coding sequence ATGAGCCGCGCCCTTTCAGCCCTGCAGCAATACACGATCGTGACGGCCAATTACTGGGCCTTCACCCTCACCGATGGTGCCCTGCGCATGCTCGTGGTGTTCCACTTCCACGAGCTTGGCTACAGCACCCTTGAGATCGCTTTTCTATTTCTGTTTTATGAGTTTTTTGGCATCATCACCAACCTCTATGGCGGCTGGCTGGGCGCGCGCTTTGGGCTGCGGCTGACTCTCTGGAGCGGCACCTTAATGCAGGTAGCGGCGCTGCTGATGCTGATCCCAGTGGCCGACGACTGGCCCAAATGGTGGAGTGTGGCCTACGTGATGGTGGCCCAGGCGATCAGCGGCATAGCCAAGGATCTCAACAAAATGAGTGCCAAAAGCGCCATCAAAACCGTAGTGGCCGAAACGCCGGAAGACCACAGCAAGGGAGAGGGTCAACTATTCAAGTGGGTGGCGATTCTCACCGGTTCCAAAAACGCACTCAAGGGAGTGGGCTTTTTTCTTGGCGGGGTGTTGCTCACCACCATTGGCTTCAACGCCGCAGTAGCAGCAATGGCCGCCGGCTTGTTTTTGGCTTTCTTGATGACACTGGTGCTGCCGGCGGATATCGGCAGGATGAAACAGAAGCCCAGCTTCACGGCGCTATTTTCCAAGAGCAGCGGCATCAACGTGCTCTCGCTGGCGCGCTTCTTTCTTTTCGGTGCTCGCGACGTTTGGTTTGTGGTGGCCCTACCCGTATTTCTGCAGAGCGCCCTCGGCTGGCGCTTCTGGGAGGTGGGCGGCTTCATGGGCCTGTGGGTTATCGGCTACGGAATCGTGCAGGGATCGGCACCGGCTCTGCGACGGGCTTGGGGCCAAAGCGCCCCTCCAGGGATAGCAGCAGTGCAGTTCTGGAGTTCGGTTCTCACAGCTATTCCAGCCCTGATTGCGGTTGCCCTGTGGCGTGAGGTTGGCCAGCCTGGGGTGGCAGTAGTGGTGGGACTTGCTGTGTTTGGCGTGGTGTTTGCGATGAATTCATCAATTCACAGCTACATGATCCTCGCCTACACGGAAGCGGAGGATGTGAGCCTCAACGTGGGCTTCTATTACATGGCCAACGCCGCCGGCCGACTGCTGGGCACCGTGCTATCGGGAGCCCTGTTTCTGGTGGGCGGCCTGCAAGCCTGCCTGTGGAGCTCGGCAGTGTTGGTTGCGTTGGCTGCCATGGTGAGCACTCGCTTGCCAACACCGCCACGGCAGCTACATCCAAAATTTGATCTAGAGAGCTAG
- the arsB gene encoding ACR3 family arsenite efflux transporter: MGFFERFLSLWVALAIMAGVTFGALFPSFAEAVAALEFARINLPIGLLIWGMIYPMMLAVDFNSLGGLRRQPKGLIVTVVVNWLIKPLTMTALAWLFIRGLFSSWISAEIGDQYVAGMILLGVAPCTAMVFVWSRLCDGDANYTLAQVAINDLIMVFAFAPIAALLLGVSKVIVPWDTLVAAVGLFVVVPLAAGWLTRLILRSPGRIGRLEQSLKPVAIGSLIATVLVLFMVQARAILANPLALILIAIPLILQTYLVFWIGAQWMRFWRQPQKVAAPGAIIGASNFFELAVAVAISLFGLNSGAALATVVGVLVEVPVMLSLVAIANRNRTLFPYRPS; this comes from the coding sequence ATGGGATTTTTTGAGCGCTTCTTGAGTCTTTGGGTGGCACTGGCCATCATGGCTGGGGTCACCTTTGGAGCCCTTTTCCCTTCGTTTGCCGAGGCCGTTGCCGCCTTGGAATTTGCTCGGATCAACCTGCCGATTGGCCTGCTGATCTGGGGGATGATCTATCCAATGATGTTGGCAGTTGATTTCAATTCCCTTGGTGGACTCCGTCGTCAGCCGAAGGGATTGATCGTCACTGTGGTGGTGAATTGGCTTATCAAACCGCTCACGATGACGGCCCTTGCCTGGCTGTTCATTCGTGGTCTATTCAGTTCCTGGATTTCAGCTGAGATCGGTGATCAATACGTCGCCGGCATGATTTTGCTTGGGGTGGCCCCCTGCACAGCCATGGTATTTGTGTGGAGCCGGCTATGTGATGGAGATGCTAATTATACCTTGGCGCAAGTGGCTATAAATGACCTGATCATGGTGTTTGCCTTTGCACCGATTGCAGCCCTTCTGCTGGGAGTGAGCAAGGTGATCGTGCCCTGGGACACTTTGGTTGCCGCAGTTGGTTTGTTTGTGGTGGTTCCCCTTGCGGCGGGCTGGCTTACCCGATTGATTTTGCGCTCCCCTGGGCGCATTGGGCGCCTAGAGCAGAGTCTCAAGCCCGTGGCAATTGGCAGTTTAATTGCCACTGTATTGGTGCTATTTATGGTGCAGGCTAGAGCGATCCTGGCCAACCCGCTGGCGCTTATTCTAATCGCTATTCCGCTAATTTTGCAAACTTATCTTGTCTTCTGGATTGGTGCCCAGTGGATGCGTTTTTGGCGCCAACCGCAAAAAGTTGCCGCGCCTGGCGCGATAATAGGTGCTTCCAACTTCTTTGAACTGGCAGTGGCCGTGGCCATCAGCTTATTTGGACTTAACTCTGGTGCCGCTCTGGCCACTGTGGTGGGGGTGCTGGTGGAAGTTCCCGTGATGCTATCGCTAGTGGCGATTGCTAATCGCAACCGGACGCTATTTCCCTATCGTCCTAGCTAG
- a CDS encoding cation-translocating P-type ATPase → MQPLPAPAHALPAADVVVALQSDGTWGLSEAEAKRRLHTHGTNTLTNRGGKPGWLKFLLQFNNPLLIPLLVVGAVKALLGHPRDALVIWSVTVINAVIGFVQESKAENAIAALAQSVHTEVEVVRSGARQRLASEQLVPGDLVQLEAGARVPADLRLLEGRQLQTDESALTGESMPVHKGSTAVEASAPLAERIGMAYGGSFVTKGQGMGLVVATGDDTEVGCISISLQDQVDLTTPLTRKFGRFSRSLLKLILVLAGLTFLVGLARGRGVEEMFDGAVALAVGAIPEELPAIVTITLAIGVNRMAKRRAIIRKLPAVETLGSTTVICSDKTGTLTQNRMTVQHLYGGSQAMTIEDLWPNSGRAGSTNVALQETLLAGLLCNDARPSRREGLVGDPTETALLVAADAAGIDRQDALERHPRRDAIPFASEQQFMATLHGSERILVKGSVEAVLDRCSRQLNCLGLPEDLDRSAIEAAVGAMAARGERVLAFAIGQAEASQHQLEHHHVAKDLDFLGLQGMLDPPRPEAIQAVAACQAAGITVKMITGDHLETARAIAREIGIGSSPTAVAEQLLAIDGRQLAELGLDGIAECVDRVDVFARVTPAQKLQLVQALQANGEVVAMTGDGVNDAPALKQADIGIAMGAGGTEVARQAADMLLTDDNFATIEGAVEEGRTVYLNLRKTLAFVLPVNGGASMTILLGAVFGTALPVTALQVLWLNMICSLTMSVPLAFEPVAPWLMQQPPRPPQQPLLTGGLIRRLLVVSMFNWMVIFGLFLWSTWRGSDLALARTMAVQGLVLAHLVYLVSISQLRSALQALPRLGWSAFTRAPAVLLGISGTVALQWVFSQSAAMNRFFGTAPLNWEELGICALPMLLMLPVAWLGERLDPTDG, encoded by the coding sequence ATGCAGCCCCTGCCCGCACCAGCCCATGCCCTGCCAGCGGCCGATGTGGTGGTGGCCCTGCAGAGCGATGGCACCTGGGGCCTGAGCGAGGCGGAAGCTAAGCGACGGCTGCATACCCATGGCACCAATACGCTCACAAACCGAGGCGGCAAGCCCGGCTGGCTGAAGTTTTTACTCCAGTTCAATAATCCACTGTTGATCCCCCTGCTGGTGGTGGGGGCGGTGAAAGCGCTGCTGGGACATCCCCGCGATGCTTTGGTGATCTGGAGCGTCACGGTGATCAATGCCGTGATCGGCTTCGTACAGGAGAGCAAGGCCGAGAACGCCATCGCCGCCCTGGCGCAATCGGTGCACACTGAAGTGGAAGTGGTGCGCAGTGGTGCGCGCCAGCGACTGGCGTCGGAGCAGCTGGTACCGGGCGATCTGGTGCAGCTGGAGGCTGGGGCGCGGGTGCCGGCCGACCTGCGCTTGCTGGAGGGGCGCCAGCTGCAAACGGATGAATCGGCCCTCACCGGGGAATCGATGCCAGTTCACAAGGGCAGCACCGCCGTCGAGGCATCCGCCCCACTGGCGGAGCGGATCGGCATGGCCTATGGGGGCAGCTTCGTGACGAAGGGCCAGGGCATGGGGCTTGTGGTGGCCACGGGCGATGACACCGAGGTGGGCTGCATCTCCATCTCCCTCCAGGACCAGGTGGATCTCACTACCCCGCTCACCCGCAAGTTCGGCCGCTTCAGTCGCAGCTTGCTGAAGCTGATCCTTGTGCTGGCCGGGCTCACATTTCTGGTGGGGCTGGCGCGGGGGCGGGGCGTCGAAGAGATGTTCGATGGGGCCGTGGCCCTGGCGGTGGGCGCGATCCCGGAAGAGTTGCCAGCGATCGTGACGATCACCCTGGCCATAGGCGTGAACCGCATGGCCAAGCGGCGGGCAATCATTCGCAAGCTGCCGGCCGTGGAAACCCTTGGCAGCACCACCGTCATCTGCTCCGACAAGACCGGCACCCTCACCCAGAACCGGATGACGGTGCAGCACCTCTATGGGGGCAGCCAAGCGATGACGATCGAGGATCTCTGGCCGAACTCGGGCCGGGCCGGCTCTACCAATGTGGCCCTGCAGGAAACCCTGCTGGCGGGCCTGCTTTGCAACGACGCCCGACCGAGCCGCCGTGAGGGCCTTGTCGGCGATCCCACCGAAACGGCCCTATTGGTGGCCGCTGATGCGGCCGGAATCGACCGTCAGGATGCGCTGGAGCGCCATCCCCGCCGCGATGCCATTCCCTTTGCTTCCGAACAGCAGTTCATGGCCACGCTGCACGGCAGCGAGCGAATCTTGGTCAAGGGCTCGGTGGAAGCCGTCCTGGATCGCTGCAGCCGGCAGCTGAATTGCCTAGGCCTGCCTGAAGACCTGGACCGATCGGCTATTGAAGCGGCCGTGGGTGCGATGGCGGCCCGTGGGGAACGGGTGCTGGCCTTTGCCATTGGCCAGGCAGAGGCCTCCCAGCACCAGTTGGAGCACCACCATGTGGCAAAAGATCTGGATTTCCTCGGTCTGCAGGGGATGTTGGATCCACCGCGCCCCGAGGCGATCCAGGCCGTGGCGGCCTGCCAGGCGGCAGGCATCACCGTCAAGATGATTACGGGTGACCATCTGGAAACGGCCCGCGCCATCGCCCGTGAAATTGGCATCGGTAGCTCTCCAACCGCTGTAGCTGAGCAACTGTTGGCTATCGATGGCCGCCAGCTAGCCGAACTCGGGCTGGATGGCATCGCCGAGTGTGTCGATCGGGTAGACGTATTTGCCCGGGTGACGCCGGCCCAAAAATTGCAACTGGTGCAGGCCCTCCAGGCCAACGGTGAGGTCGTGGCAATGACCGGCGACGGCGTCAACGACGCGCCCGCCCTCAAGCAGGCCGACATCGGCATCGCCATGGGCGCCGGCGGCACAGAAGTGGCGCGCCAGGCCGCAGACATGCTGCTCACCGACGACAACTTCGCCACGATTGAAGGGGCGGTGGAAGAGGGCCGCACGGTCTACCTCAACCTGCGGAAGACCCTCGCTTTCGTGCTGCCTGTCAATGGCGGCGCATCGATGACGATCCTGCTGGGGGCCGTGTTCGGCACCGCCCTGCCGGTCACTGCCCTGCAGGTGCTCTGGCTCAACATGATCTGCTCGCTGACAATGTCGGTCCCGTTGGCCTTCGAGCCCGTGGCCCCCTGGTTGATGCAGCAGCCCCCCCGGCCGCCGCAGCAACCCCTGCTCACCGGCGGCTTGATCCGCCGGTTGCTGGTGGTGTCGATGTTCAACTGGATGGTGATTTTTGGCCTGTTCCTCTGGAGCACATGGCGAGGCAGCGACCTGGCCCTGGCCCGCACCATGGCCGTCCAGGGGCTGGTGCTAGCCCATCTTGTCTATCTGGTGAGCATCAGCCAGCTGCGCTCAGCTCTGCAGGCCCTGCCACGGCTGGGCTGGAGTGCCTTCACCCGGGCTCCGGCGGTGCTGCTCGGCATCTCTGGAACGGTGGCGTTGCAGTGGGTCTTCAGCCAGAGCGCGGCTATGAATCGCTTTTTCGGCACCGCGCCGCTCAATTGGGAGGAGCTGGGAATCTGCGCCTTGCCGATGCTGCTGATGCTGCCAGTGGCCTGGCTGGGGGAGCGCCTCGACCCCACCGATGGCTAG
- the pstS gene encoding phosphate ABC transporter substrate-binding protein PstS: MTFAKKALIAGTVAAIGAGAASAVLPALAQATISGAGATFPAAFYQRAFAGVANKVRVNYQSVGSGSGVRQYVAGTVEFGATDEPIKAKEAAKVKRGVIQFPAVGGTIAIAYNKADCKNLKLTQQQAVDIFLGKINTWDQLKCGKGKITVAHRSDGSGTTFAFTNSLSAFSSEWKSKVGEGKSVKWPVGVGGKGNEGVSGVIQNTPGAIGYLNQSYVKGAIKAAALQNKAGKFVLPTEESGAAALNNIKLDSMLAGEEPNPSGANSYPISTLTWILAYKTGNGDKAPAIRQALMFLLSPKAQGQASSLDFVPLKGSILSASKKAVGQIGR, translated from the coding sequence ATGACCTTCGCCAAGAAGGCCTTGATTGCCGGCACTGTTGCAGCTATCGGTGCTGGCGCAGCTTCTGCCGTCCTTCCTGCGCTTGCTCAGGCCACTATCAGTGGTGCTGGTGCAACCTTTCCTGCCGCCTTCTACCAGCGCGCTTTCGCTGGTGTGGCCAACAAGGTGCGCGTCAACTACCAGTCGGTTGGTTCCGGCTCGGGAGTGCGTCAGTACGTAGCCGGCACCGTTGAATTCGGCGCCACCGACGAACCGATCAAGGCCAAGGAGGCTGCCAAGGTAAAGCGTGGGGTGATCCAGTTCCCCGCCGTGGGCGGCACCATCGCCATCGCCTACAACAAGGCCGACTGCAAGAACCTTAAGCTCACTCAACAGCAAGCTGTCGATATCTTCCTCGGCAAGATCAACACCTGGGATCAGCTCAAGTGTGGCAAGGGCAAGATCACCGTTGCCCACCGCTCCGACGGCTCCGGTACCACCTTCGCCTTCACCAACAGCCTCTCTGCCTTCTCCTCTGAGTGGAAGAGCAAGGTGGGCGAAGGCAAGAGCGTTAAGTGGCCAGTTGGCGTGGGTGGTAAGGGCAACGAAGGCGTTTCGGGTGTGATTCAGAACACCCCTGGTGCCATCGGCTATCTCAACCAGAGCTACGTCAAAGGCGCGATCAAAGCCGCTGCTCTGCAAAACAAGGCCGGCAAATTCGTGCTGCCCACCGAGGAAAGCGGCGCTGCTGCCCTCAACAACATCAAGCTCGATTCGATGCTGGCCGGCGAAGAGCCCAATCCCTCAGGTGCCAACAGCTACCCGATCTCGACTCTGACTTGGATTCTGGCCTACAAGACCGGCAACGGCGACAAGGCTCCAGCTATCCGTCAGGCTTTGATGTTCCTGCTAAGCCCTAAAGCCCAAGGTCAGGCTTCCAGCCTCGACTTCGTGCCACTTAAAGGCAGCATTCTCTCCGCGTCTAAGAAGGCCGTTGGCCAGATTGGCCGCTGA